A window of the Zeugodacus cucurbitae isolate PBARC_wt_2022May chromosome 2, idZeuCucr1.2, whole genome shotgun sequence genome harbors these coding sequences:
- the LOC105209480 gene encoding uncharacterized protein LOC105209480, with protein sequence MVTGYIFDIIVVRIDTPMQKYEDPNLFTVDVNYNNVSLSITASRINVAEFRSGRSYEFESSPDELRADMEARPLKLTVKHDNVVVGSGAMIWPESVLNKVTDSANEITHVDECELMFDEDKVGTVEVIVRLQCKCQENCDDFLADRDDIRQHLDKVINPHDILFVVGETNKEDDCTGLLPDTNHTCDDDRYTTALDLSRYRAINGRLVPTPDVLNTCGNTECCELKKMSNTYQKLIDSIAAANDKRSCRASTHVRDCPHENKYSSSSTRDSSDCRFPCSCFANQHSENGAFAGEKLINICPQAQPNTNQTVMHTPRHCPVCKENISWLPKLACCPKCGYKPVPYVEEKPYNEKMTADQILQEYLDKQSSGTDQKLSDCCRHDAGEMPSTTDKKECRCTCKNGKICAHCRIRKLCEDIFQPPRPPEEPEEDCGKCESDEMFNVCKTSSKDCRPYLARVFSELRDLYDIKKAQYKPFKQDERCEKELQGGVQKKRAPQEATDKAEKPKKSPPEEEQPSRRKKKTRTRAKQNETEQTKKDKKAYTYGGDRSFPFKDVRHQKCVNGFNIGKKNVPRNMGWLWNLDTNGKRRGWKPGAIRKPIKEIMRFFLKDYPADTIRVSQYAYRDQGKGDGKECEEEMVQRPTLHICKKNDEYFITLRPLKDAEALKECADPYLNMKPIQFKITKNPLMVEMSKLKRCLKQMGFAKCTCHKPVIECFCRSFLDKKRLEYQVSKECRKRQIPCCNSTLVLSDTTDSDVEFDFGVTPPAGVIKPERLKKPNLVNHGTQYVENDWNIQPKYPFPPNRFMKSYNCATGAHYDFSGGGYGGGFGGPGGGWGPGGGWGPGGGRGGWGPGGGRGGWGPGGGRGGWGPGGGRGGFGPGGGRGGGPGGWGPGGRGGRGGGRGGWGGPGGPGGGPGGGPGGPGAIGPDGKPIPGGGVDMMKYLKNNKGGAGGGPGGSAYQARLRRERLTEVPPPLLCMIDRRRKPDPCYYPCYSPCYPSCYSPCYPCGDCCYPCPERIC encoded by the exons ATGGTTACCGGTTACATATTCGATATAATCGTAGTGCGTATTGATACGCCTATGCAAAAGTATGAGGATCCAAATCTCTTCACTGTCGATGTGAATTACAACAACGTCTCGCTCAGTATCACCGCCAGTCGCATCAATGTGGCCGAGTTTCGTTCGGGTCGCAGTTATGAATTCGAATCCTCACCGGATGAGCTGCGCGCCGACATGGAGGCGAGACCACTCAAACTAACCGTTAAACATGATAATGTCGTTGTAG GGTCCGGTGCCATGATTTGGCCGGAGTCCGTGCTTAATAAAGTGACCGATTCAGCCAACGAAATCACACATGTCGATGAGTGTGAGCTCATGTTTGATGAGGATAAAGTCGGCACCGTTGAAGTGATCGTGCGCTTGCAATGCAAGTGCCAAGAAAATTG TGATGACTTTCTGGCTGATCGCGATGATATACGACAACATCTGGACAAGGTAATCAATCCGCATGATATACTCTTTGTGGTCGGTGAAACCAACAAAGAAGACGATTGCACTGGTCTATTGCCCGATACGAATCATACTTGTGATGACGATCGTTATACGACAGCGCTCGACTTGTCACGCTATCGTGCGATCAACGGACGACTCGTGCCAACGCCCGATGTGCTGAATACCTGTGGTAATACCGAGTGCTGTGAGTTGAAG AAAATGTCCAACACCTATCAAAAACTGATCGATTCCATAGCGGCTGCGAACGATAAGCGCTCTTGTCGTGCCAGCACTCATGTACGTGATTGTCCGCACGAGAATAAATATTCCTCGAGCAGTACCAGAGATAGTTCAG ACTGCAGATTTCCTTGTTCTTGTTTCGCCAATCAACACTCGGAGAATGGCGCGTTCGCGGGTGAAAAGCTGATTAATATTTGTCCACAAGCACAGCCGAATACTAATCAAACGGTTATGCACACACCGAG GCACTGTCCAGTCTGTAAAGAGAATATCTCTTGGCTGCCGAAACTTGCTTGCTGTCCGAAATGTGGTTACAAGCCCGTACCGTATGTGGAAGAGAAGCCTTACAATGAGAAAATGACGGCCGATCAAATACTACAAGAGTACCTGGACAAACAATCAAGTGGTACCGATCAGAAATTAAGCGACTGCTGTCGTCATGACGCCGGTGAAATGCCCTCAACTACGGATAAGAAGGAATGTCGCTGCACTTGTAAAAATGGCAAGATATGCGCGCATTGCCGCATACGTAAGCTGTGTGAAGACATCTTCCAGCCACCACGTCCGCCAGAAGAACCGGAAGAGGATTGTGGCAAGTGTGAATCGGATGAAATGTTCAATGTATGCAAGACCAGCAGTAAAGACTGTCGTCCTTATCTGGCACGCGTATTCTCGGAATTACGAGACTTATACGATATAAAGAAGGCACAGTATAAACCCTTTAAGCAAGATGAACGTTGTGAAAAAGAGTTACAAGGCGGTGTACAAAAGAAGCGTGCGCCACAAGAGGCTACTGATAAAGCAGAGAAACCGAAGAAAAGTCCACCGGAAGAGGAGCAACCGTCCAGACGAAAGAAAAAAACTCGAACGAGGGCTAAGCAGAATGAAACCGAGCAAACTAAGAAAGATAAAAAGGC CTACACATATGGTGGTGATCGGTCTTTCCCTTTTAAGGACGTTCGTCACCAGAAATGCGTCAATGGCTTCAACATTGGCAAAAAGAATGTACCACGTAATATGGGTTGGTTGTGGAATTTAGATACGAATGGCAAAAGACGCGGCTGGAAACCAGGCGCCATACGTAAACCCATTAAAGAGATTATGCGGTTCTTCCTGAAAGACTACCCAGCCGATACGATACGTGTTTCCCAGTATGCATATCGTGATCAAGGCAAAGGTGATGGTAAAGAGTGTGAGGAGGAGATGGTGCAAAGACCcacattacatatatgtaaaaagaATGATGAGTACTTCATAACGCTACGTCCGCTGAAGGATGCCGAAGCATTGAAGGAGTGCGCCGATCCGTATCTCAACATGAAACcgatacaatttaaaataaccaaaaatccTTTAATGGTGGAAATGAGTAAGTTGAAGCGTTGCCTCAAACAAATGGGCTTCGCCAAGTGTACTTGCCACAAACCAGTGATTGAGTGCTTCTGTCGCAGTTTCTTGGACAAGAAACGTTTGGAGTATCAGGTCAGTAAGGAATGTCGCAAGCGACAAATACCCTGCTGCAATAGCACGCTGGTACTGTCCGACACCACAGACTCAGATGTGGAGTTTGATTTCGGCGTGACACCACCAGCTGGTGTTATTAAACCAGAGCGCCTCAAGAAACCCAACTTAGTCAACCATGGCACACAGTATGTGGAGAATGACTGGAATATACAACCGAAGTATCCATTCCCGCCCAACCGATTCATGAAGTCATATAATTGTGCAACCGGTGCACACTACGATTTCAGCGGTGGTGGTTATGGTGGCGGTTTTGGTGGTCCAGGCGGAGGTTGGGGCCCTGGTGGTGGCTGGGGTCCGGGTGGTGGTAGAGGTGGTTGGGGTCCTGGTGGCGGCAGAGGTGGTTGGGGACCAGGTGGTGGTCGTGGTGGCTGGGGTCCGGGTGGTGGTAGAGGCGGCTTTGGACCTGGCGGCGGTAGAGGTGGTGGCCCCGGTGGTTGGGGTCCAGGCGGTCGAGGTGGACGCGGTGGTGGCAGAGGTGGTTGGGGTGGACCAGGCGGCCCAGGTGGTGGACCCGGTGGCGGACCTGGCGGTCCGGGTGCAATCGGTCCAGATGGCAAGCCAATACCAGGCGGTGGTGTTGATATGATGAAGtatttgaagaacaacaaaggtGGTGCTGGTGGTGGCCCTGGCGGATCTGCATATCAAGC GCGCTTGCGGCGTGAACGTTTAACCGAAGTTCCACCACCTTTGCTCTGTATGATTGATCGTCGTAGAAAACCGGATCCCTGCTATTATCCTTGCTATTCACCATGCTATCCTTCATGCTATTCTCCGTGTTATCCGTGTGGCGATTGTTGTTATCCGTGTCCAGAACGAATATGTTGA
- the LOC105209560 gene encoding uncharacterized protein LOC105209560 isoform X2 has product MCTNTDKRLWWRCHHTSNAVLLLLLLLLKPTFIQTMRETVDEHNFDYLKFNRNQNQNYANSSNLPDSQVKSSEGSGVVHYFRFHDFEPRALSTYTWTAATKSPMVEAERKSINSEESALSVISSKLSEKRKPRGIHFEADGKDLSINLEFIIPFLRVPIARSVEITQSAFRKLADLNSDTLLISSGVAIVGAIIAAVVKSVVTPTLFGYAYKKASRAADTMDGFNFGSYAPATDKADLVTNSSQDVLNLVEDNLHANHINVSVCAQRAICNYVQQATSGVRTGLGSPTDRIVDGLISLDLLKHYLNGTALKHAIDMGRSRDATGCELIYRECEWPKMQNKAWEIAKKLLIGYLGRQQL; this is encoded by the exons ATGTGTACGAACACCGACAAGAGACTATGGTGGAGGTGCCACCATACATCCAATGCagttttgctgttattgttgttgcttttgaagCCCACTTTTATACAAACAATGCGTGAAACCGTCGATGAgcataattttgattatttaaagtTTAACCGCAACCAGAACCAGAACTATGCAAATTCATCGAATCTTCCGGATAGTCAAGTGAAGTCCAGCGAAGGCAGTGGTGTGGTACATTACTTTCGATTTCACGATTTCGAACCGCGTGCATTGAGCACCTACACTTGGACGGCAGCAACAAAGAGTCCCATGGTAGAGGCGGAAAGGAAATCTATAAACAGCGAAGAAAGTGCGCTCAGTGTGATCAGCTCAAAGCTATCGGAAAAACGTAAGCCTCGTGGTATACACTTTGAGGCTGACGGCAAAGATCTTTCCATCAATCTGGAGTTCATTATACCGTTCTTGCGTGTGCCCATTGCGCGTAGTGTTGAAATTACACAATCGGCCTTTCGTAAATTGGCCGATTTGAATTCGGATACATTGCTGATCAGCAGTGGTGTCGCAATTGTGGGCGCGATTATTGCAGCTGTTGTAAAAAGTGTTGTCACACCCACGCTCTTTggttatgcttataagaaagcGTCGCGAGCTGCAGACACTATGGATGGTTTCAATTTCGGTAGTTATGCGCCGGCGACTGATAAAGCTGACTTAGTGACGAATTCTA GTCAAGATGTGCTCAACCTGGTAGAAGACAATCTTCACGCTAACCACATAAATGTAAGCGTTTGCGCACAGCGCGCGATCTGCAATTATGTCCAGCAAGCCACATCGGGCGTACGCACCGGTCTCGGTTCACCAACTGATCGCATAGTCGATGGACTTATCAG tttgGATCTGCTGAAGCACTACTTGAACGGCACTGCTTTGAAGCATGCTATAGACATGGGTCGTTCCAGGGATGCCACGGGCTGTGAGCTCATTTATCGCGAATGTGAATGgccgaaaatgcaaaataaagctTGGGAAATAGCAAAGAAGTTGTTAATTGGATATCTTGGCAGACAACAACTGTAA
- the LOC105209560 gene encoding uncharacterized protein LOC105209560 isoform X1 has translation MCTNTDKRLWWRCHHTSNAVLLLLLLLLKPTFIQTMRETVDEHNFDYLKFNRNQNQNYANSSNLPDSQVKSSEGSGVVHYFRFHDFEPRALSTYTWTAATKSPMVEAERKSINSEESALSVISSKLSEKRKPRGIHFEADGKDLSINLEFIIPFLRVPIARSVEITQSAFRKLADLNSDTLLISSGVAIVGAIIAAVVKSVVTPTLFGYAYKKASRAADTMDGFNFGSYAPATDKADLVTNSIIKGQDVLNLVEDNLHANHINVSVCAQRAICNYVQQATSGVRTGLGSPTDRIVDGLISLDLLKHYLNGTALKHAIDMGRSRDATGCELIYRECEWPKMQNKAWEIAKKLLIGYLGRQQL, from the exons ATGTGTACGAACACCGACAAGAGACTATGGTGGAGGTGCCACCATACATCCAATGCagttttgctgttattgttgttgcttttgaagCCCACTTTTATACAAACAATGCGTGAAACCGTCGATGAgcataattttgattatttaaagtTTAACCGCAACCAGAACCAGAACTATGCAAATTCATCGAATCTTCCGGATAGTCAAGTGAAGTCCAGCGAAGGCAGTGGTGTGGTACATTACTTTCGATTTCACGATTTCGAACCGCGTGCATTGAGCACCTACACTTGGACGGCAGCAACAAAGAGTCCCATGGTAGAGGCGGAAAGGAAATCTATAAACAGCGAAGAAAGTGCGCTCAGTGTGATCAGCTCAAAGCTATCGGAAAAACGTAAGCCTCGTGGTATACACTTTGAGGCTGACGGCAAAGATCTTTCCATCAATCTGGAGTTCATTATACCGTTCTTGCGTGTGCCCATTGCGCGTAGTGTTGAAATTACACAATCGGCCTTTCGTAAATTGGCCGATTTGAATTCGGATACATTGCTGATCAGCAGTGGTGTCGCAATTGTGGGCGCGATTATTGCAGCTGTTGTAAAAAGTGTTGTCACACCCACGCTCTTTggttatgcttataagaaagcGTCGCGAGCTGCAGACACTATGGATGGTTTCAATTTCGGTAGTTATGCGCCGGCGACTGATAAAGCTGACTTAGTGACGAATTCTA TTATCAAAGGTCAAGATGTGCTCAACCTGGTAGAAGACAATCTTCACGCTAACCACATAAATGTAAGCGTTTGCGCACAGCGCGCGATCTGCAATTATGTCCAGCAAGCCACATCGGGCGTACGCACCGGTCTCGGTTCACCAACTGATCGCATAGTCGATGGACTTATCAG tttgGATCTGCTGAAGCACTACTTGAACGGCACTGCTTTGAAGCATGCTATAGACATGGGTCGTTCCAGGGATGCCACGGGCTGTGAGCTCATTTATCGCGAATGTGAATGgccgaaaatgcaaaataaagctTGGGAAATAGCAAAGAAGTTGTTAATTGGATATCTTGGCAGACAACAACTGTAA